Proteins encoded together in one Amblyomma americanum isolate KBUSLIRL-KWMA chromosome 1, ASM5285725v1, whole genome shotgun sequence window:
- the LOC144097200 gene encoding uncharacterized protein LOC144097200, with amino-acid sequence MASVIVFLAVTCAPSCFLASASDSEEVLPSVRYRDYNSRENQPKAHRNTPEFVKDLYSLQSIPVPGVDYEFLPVPVKFPGDYRNGGSDNQEDKDEASDSAEKRSYKEPAPEKSDVVSETDEGAGVQNEETQDSAKQDLPRKAVFDSSDERYDSSLPRSDSGSNQRGYESYPPRLPPPSELRPRLESQFRASSTYPGRKDVEAPRSGFLGVSQTRLEPQPTFSANGGRGNDDRSLKPTVEFHFDIPNDKFHTDLAQGRFSTFKEVPSSLDTLVSSDVSFLNKMIADPPIPENLTRDGTDRSYNRGGDRANTMVHIFPSIQQQPNRPALEAYQGYRSSGSPAPERYESSPGSYEDGGNNGRSDSGSRGYSSERDYPYRAAASTVHIKASKIANETPRAKRASKTSGHRQTRISPDFIEKKPKPSQARSTSHEAVRAASCIEKIAAQPFCLNDSSYPTKEISWALRQDTEFERTFRQLSSAVSRGKGAARRLAVRCPSSVRPVHPLRGKDVLGEWKTIVNVKGFSQEVLLDTCSTEKSPCSARPPKSCVQSYQVQRLALYDEHARKLYSGEFRVPAGCTCGGDARV; translated from the exons CAGTCAATCCCTGTTCCTGGAGTCGACTACGAGTTCCTTCCTGTTCCAGTGAAGTTTCCCGGTGATTACCGCAACGGAGGCTCCGACAATCAGGAGGATAAAGACGAAGCTTCAGACTCTGCAGAAAAACGCTCCTACAAGGAACCGGCCCCTGAAAAGAGCGATGTTGTTTCAGAAACTGACGAAGGCGCCGGTGTACAGAACGAGGAGACTCAAGACTCTGCCAAGCAGGACCTCCCGAGAAAAGCAGTCTTCGACAGCAGCGATGAACGTTACGATAGCTCGCTACCCAGGTCCGACTCAGGTTCGAATCAACGAGGCTACGAGAGCTACCCGCCCAGGCTGCCACCGCCTTCGGAGCTGAGGCCTAGACTCGAGTCCCAGTTTCGTGCCTCGTCCACATATCCCGGTCGTAAGGATGTCGAGGCGCCTCGCTCTGGCTTTCTCGGTGTCTCCCAGACACGTCTCGAGCCGCAGCCGACATTTTCCGCAAACGGGGGAAGAGGAAATGACGACCGCTCTTTGAAACCCACGGTGGAGTTCCACTTCGACATCCCGAATGACAAGTTTCACACGGACTTGGCCCAGGGCAGGTTCAGCACATTCAAAGAAGTGCCAAGTTCGCTTGACACGCTTGTCAGCAGCGACGTAAGCTTTCTGAACAAGATGATCGCTGACCCTCCTATACCGGAAAACCTGACCCGAGACGGCACCGACCGGTCCTACAACAGAGGCGGCGACAGGGCAAACACCATGGTTCATATCTTTCCCTCTATTCAACAGCAGCCGAATCGACCCGCTCTTGAAGCCTATCAGGGGTACCGGTCGAGCGGGAGCCCAGCTCCTGAGCGCTACGAGTCCAGTCCAGGATCGTACGAGGATGGCGGAAACAACGGCCGCTCAGATTCCGGATCGAGGGGATACAGCTCTGAGCGAGACTACCCTTATAGGGCTGCAGCGTCGACGGTGCATATAAAAGCTTCGAAGATAGCGAATGAAACTCCTAGGGCCAAAAGGGCATCCAAAACGTCAGGACACCGCCAGACGCGAATTTCCCCGGACTTCATTGAAAAGAAGCCGAAGCCCTCACAAGCCAGATCAACCAGCCATGAAGCGGTCAGGGCGGCTTCATGCATCGAGAAGATCGCTGCGCAGCCTTTCTGCCTCAATGATTCATCTTACCCAAC GAAAGAGATCTCATGGGCACTCCGGCAAGACACCGAATTTGAGCGTACCTTCCGCCAGCTGAGCTCAGCCGTCAGCCGTGGCAAGGGCGCTGCGCGGAGACTGGCtgtccgctgccccagctctgtTCGTCCCGTGCATCCCCTCAGGGGTAAGGACGTGCTCGGGGAGTGGAAGACCATCGTCAACGTCAAAGGCTTCAGTCAGGAAGTGCTGCTGGACACTTGCAG CACTGAGAAGAGTCCATGCAGCGCCAGGCCGCCGAAGTCATGCGTCCAGTCTTACCAGGTCCAAAGACTGGCTCTGTACGACGAGCACGCGCGGAAGCTGTACAGCGGCGAGTTCCGCGTGCCCGCCGGATGCACCTGCGGCGGTGACGCACGCGTCTGA